GTAGCGTTCGGCCACTTCCGAGAGCGTATCGCCCGAGCGCACTTTATGCGTCACCGTCTGGCGGGCCCGCGAGGGCGAGCCGCTGCTCCGGCTGCCGCTGCTGCGGTGCCCCAGCGCCCGGCTGTAGTAGTTGAAGAGCGCCGAGGTGATGGTGAAATTGTCCTTCCGCAGCTTGTAGCCGGGGAAATCGTACATCAGCACCGGGTTGATGGGGTTGCCCTGGTAGCGCACCTCAAAGTGCAGGTGCGAGCCCGTGCTGCGCCCCGTGCTACCGCCGTAGCCGATGAGCTGGCCGGCCTTCACGAAGGTGCCCACGGTCACGAGGGCTTTGCTGAGGTGGCCGTACACGGTTTCGAGGCCGTTGTAGTGCCGCACCAGAATGTAGTTGCCGTAGCCGCCGCCGTCCCAGGCCTGAATGCGCACCACGCCGTCGAACACGGATTTCACCGAGTCGCCGGTTTCCAAGTCCAGGTCCATGCCGTAGTGCCAGCGGTAGCCCCGGAAGGCAAAACCCGAGGTGATGGGCGTGCTCACGAGGGGCATTTTGGCGTAGCGCTGCCGGGGCGGGTCGGTGAGGCGCAGCTTCAGCGAGTCGCGGTAGCTGCGGCCGTCCACGCGGTAGGGGTTCACGCGGTGGGTATCCCAAATGGAATAATAGCCCGCCACTTTCACCCACGAGGAATCGATGAGCACTTCTTCCGACATCTCCACGATTTCCGTCCCGCCCTCGTTCAGCGTCGTGGTGTCTTCGCTCACGATGCTGAGCTTCTTGGCCGGGTTGAAATAGATGGACTTGGCCGCGTCGGAGTTCTCGTCCGGAATTTCTTCCGTCTCGATAACCGTGGTGGTATCGGGCCGCACGTAGCGCATCTTGGGCGTCTTGATGCGGAAAAAGTCGGATTTGCCGGATGTGCTGCCGGCTTTGGCCTTGGTGCGCGGCGGCTTGCGGCGCTGCGCCTGTGCCGGGCTCAGCCCCGCCAGGCACAGCAGGAGGCCCAGCAGCAGCAGTGCTGGGCGCCAGTACGTTATTTTCAGGAAAGTCAAAAGCGAACAGAAAAAGGCCGCAGGCGTCATCGCAAAGGATTGCGCCGCAGTGCCGTTTGGTCTAAACAATACGTGTTAGAAAAAACGAACCACAAAGCTCGTCTTTTCTAACACGTCTTCATAAACTCCGCAAGGCAAAATTTAGTGTATGCCCACGGCCGTCAGGTAGCGCTCGGCGTCGAGGGCGGCCATGCAGCCCGAGCCAGCAGCCGTCACGGCCTGGCGGTAGGTGTAGTCCTGCACGTCGCCGCAGGCAAATACGCCGTCCACGTTGGTTTTGCTGGTGCCGGGAATGGTTTTCAGGTAGCCCTGCTCGTCGTGGTGCAGGTAGGGCTGGAAAATCTTGGAGTTGGGCTCGTGGCCAATGGCCACGAAGAAACCGGTCAGCGGAATCTCTTTGGTTTCGTGCGTCAGCAGGTTCTTCACCCGGACGCCTTCCACGCTGTGCTCGCCCAGAATCTCATCCGTCACCGTGTCGAACAGCACCTCAATCTTGGGGTTATCCAGCACGCGCTTCTGCATGATTTTCGAAGCCTTCATTTCACCTTTGCGCACTATCATGGTCACCTTGCTGGCAAGGTTGGCCAGGTAGGTAGCCTCTTCGGCCGCCGTGTCGCCGGCGCCCACAATGGCCACCTCCTGCCCGCGGTAGAAAAAGCCGTCGCACACGGCGCAGGCCGAAACCCCCGAGCCGTTCAGCTTGGCTTCCGACGGCAGCCCGAGCCATTTGGCCGAAGCGCCCGTGGCGATAATCACGGCGTCGGCCGTCAGCTCAATGGTTTCGTCGATGGTCACCTTGCGGGGCGTCACCGAGAAGTCAACCGCCGTGGCGATGCCGTAGCGGATATCGGTACCGAAGCGGGCAGCCTGCTTTTTCAGGTCCTCCATCATCTCCGGGCCCATAATGCCGTCCGGATAGCCCGGAAAGTTCTCCACGTCGTTGGTAATGGTCAGCTGGCCACCGGGTTGCAGGCCCATGTACATAACCGGCGCCATGTTGGCGCGCGCCGCATAGATGGCAGCCGTATAACCGGCCGGGCCGGAGCCGATAATCAGGCATTTGATGTGTTCAGACATTGTGCAGTAGCGCGGAGTATTGCTCCGCGTATCGATGAACAAAAAATGGTGTTGGCTAACGGTGCCACCGGAGGGCGAAGCAACATGGATTGCCGCACCGTCCGGTAGACGCGAAACCGCGCAAAGCCGTACAAAAAACCCCAACCTTACAGTCGGGGTTTTTCATTCTGCAAAACTAATTGATTAGCCGAGATACGGCTTCAGCGCCTTCGAGCGCGACGTGTGACGCAGGCGGCGAATGGCCTTCTCCTTAATCTGACGCACCCGCTCGCGGGTCAGGTTAAACTTCTCGCCGATTTCCTCCAGCGTCAAAGCAGCTTCGCCGTTCAGCCCGAAATACAGCGTAATCACGTCGGCCTCGCGCTTGGTGAGCGTGCTCAGGGCGCGCTGCACTTCCTTGCGGAGCGAGTCGTTCATCAGGGCCATGTCCGGCGACTCTTCGTCCTCGTTTTCGAGCACGTCGAGCAGACGGTTTTCCTCGCCCTGCACAAACGGCGCATCCACCGACACGTGGCGACCCGAAATTTTCAGGGTGTCCACCACTTCCGAAGTGGTCAGCTCCAGTACTTCGGCAATTTCCTCCGGCGAGGGCTCGCGCTCGAACTTCTGCTCCAGTTCCGAGAAGGACTTGCTGATTTTGTTCAGCGAACCCACGCGGTTCAGAGGCAAACGCACGATGCGGCTCTGCTCGGCCAGGGCCTGCAGGATGGACTGGCGAATCCACCACACGGCGTAGGAAATGAATTTAAAGCCGCGGGTTTCATCAAAGCGTTTGGCCGCTTTGATAAGGCCGAGGTTGCCCTCGTTGATGAGGTCGCCCAGCGAAAGGCCTTGGTTCTGGTATTGCTTGGCTACCGACACTACGAAGCGCAGGTTGGCCTTGGTCAGCTTCTCGAGCGCCTGCTGGTCCCCGTCGCGGATGCGCTGGGCCAGCGTCACCTCTTCGTCGGGCGTGAGCAAATCAACCTTGCCAATCTCCTGGAGGTACTTGTCCAGCGACTGGCTTTCGCGGTTGGTAATCTGCTTACTAATTTTTAGCTGTCTCATGGGACTAGGTAAGAACGATAATCTGATGGGGTTATACGTAAGAAAAAGCCGCCCGGCCAGTCCCTAAGTCAGAGGAAGCCAACAGACTCCCCCTGACATTAGTTCGGCACCGGGGCAGTTGGCTAGGCTTTCGCCTCGCCGTTGCTGGCGGCGGCAGCCTCCGGCTTCGGCAGCAACACCTTGCGCGAGAGCCGGTATTTGCCCGTTTTCTTGTCGATTTCCACCAGTTTCACGTCAATGTCCTGCCCCACTTCGAGCAGGCCTTCCAGCGTCTGAATCCGCTCGTGCGTCACTTCAGAGATGTGCAACAGGCCGTCTTTGCCCGGCATAATCTCCACGAAAGCGCCGTAGGGCTGAATGCTGCGCACTTTGCCCTTGTACACCTCGCCCACTTCGGGCTGCGCCGCGATGGCGCGGATGCGGTCGATGGCGCCCTGCATGTCTTCCTGGTTGGAAGCGTAGATGCTTACGTGGCCCTTCTCGTCCTTCTCCTCAATAATCACCGTGGCGTTGGTGTCCTTCTGAATCTGCTGAATCACCTTGCCGCCCGGCCCGATTACCGCACCGATAAACTCTTTGTCGATGAGCATCTTGTGCGAACGCGGGGTGTGAGGCTTCAGCTCCGGCGCCGGGGCCGAAATCGTCTTGGCCATCTCGCCCAGAATGTGCAGGCGGCCCTCACGCGCTTGGTGCAGCGCGGCGGTCAGAATCTCGTTGCTCAGGCCCTGGATTTTGATGTCCATCTGGCAGGCGCAAATGCCTTTTTCCGTACCTGTCACTTTGAAGTCCATGTCGCCGAGGTGGTCCTCGTCGCCGAGAATGTCACTCAACACCGCGTACTCACCGGTTTCCTTGTCCTGCACCAGACCCATGGCGATACCCGCTACGGCGGCACGAACCTTTACACCAGCGTCCATCAGCGCCAGCGAGCCGGCGCAAACGGTGGCCATCGAGCTCGAGCCGTTCGACTCCAGGATGTCCGACACGATGCGGATGGTGTAGGGGTTTTCTTCTTCCGAAGGCAGCACCTGCTTCAGCGAGCGCATGGCCAGGTTGCCGTGGCCGATTTCGCGGCGGCCGGCACCGCGGTTGGGCTTCACCTCACCGGTCGAGTAGCCGGGGAAGTTGTAGTGCAGCATGAACTTCGAGAAGCCCTTGGTGAGGGGCTGGTCGATGATTTGCTCGTCGAGCTTGGTGCCAAGCGTGGCCGTGGTCAGGCTCTGGGTTTCACCGCGCGTGAAAATGGCCGAGCCGTGCGCGCCGGGCAGGTAGTTGATTTCCGACCAGATGGGGCGGATTTCGGTGAGCTGGCGGCCGTCGAGGCGCACCCGTTCTTTCACCATCATGTCGCGGATGGCCTTCTTCTCGGCCGAGCCATAGTAGCGGCTGAACATCTTCATGTCCAGCTCGGGCTGCTCAGCAATCAACTGCTCCAGGAAGGCCTTTTTCACCAGCGAGAAACCTTCCTTGCGGCCAGCCTTGCTGGTGTTGCCGCTGCGCGCCACGTCGTAGGCACCCTGGTACACGGCGTCGAGAATGCGCTTTTTCAACTCTTCGTTCTCCTCGTACTTGGGGTACTCGCGGGTGGGCGAGTCGGCGTTGCGGCCCACGGCGGCGGCCAGGTCAAGCTGCAGCTGCACCTGGGCTTTGATGGCTTCGTGGCCGAAGGCAATGGCCGCTACCATTTCTTCCTCGCTCACTTCGTGCATCTCGCCTTCCACCATGGCCACCGAGTCGCCGGTGGCACCCACGATGAGGTCCATGTCGGCGCGGGCCAGGTCCGAAGTCTTGGGGTTAATCTGGAACTGACCGTCGATGCGCGCCACGCGCACTTCCGAAATCGGGCCGGCAAACGGAATGTCCGAAATAGCCAGGGCAGCCGAAGCGGCCAAGGCGGCCAAGGCGTCGGGCTGCACTTCTTTATCGGCCGAGATGAGGTTAATCATCACCTGCACCTCGTAATGGTAGTCTTTGGGGAACATCGGCCGCAGGATGCGGTCGACGAGGCGGCAAATCAGGATTTCGTAGTCGCTCAGGCGGCCTTCGCGGCGCTGGAACGAGCCGGGAATCTTGCCGGCCGAGCCGAATTTTTCTTGGTAATCCACCGACAGCGGCAGGAAGTCAACGCCTTCGCGCTGGCTCGGGGCCGACACCACCGTGGCCAGCAGCATGGTGTCGCCGAGGCGCACCACTACAGCGCCGTCGGCGAATTTGGCCAGCCGGCCGGTTTCGATGGAAATGACGCGGCCGTCGGGCAGCGCCAGGGATTTGGTAATGGCTTGGGGTTGGGACATCAGCGGGGTTTGCTTGGAAAAGCGACAGCGGGCGAGCAGCCAAAAACGAGCACCGCCAGCGGCGTTCGTTACTCAGGGTATTTTACAGCAACAAGGCGCCGAAGAAAAACAGTGCCCGGGGCGGCCTCGGTGCCAAACCGACCCGAACAAAAAAAGAGTAGGGAACCTTCGTTGGAAGGCTCCCTACTCTCAGACTCTGGACTTACTTGCGGATGCCCAGCTCCTTGATGATGGCGCGGTAGCGGTTGATTTCGCGGTGCTGCAGGTAATCCAGCATGCTGCGGCGCTTACCTACCAGCTTCAGCAGACCGAGGCGGGTGCTGTGGTCCTTCTTGTTCACCTTGAGGTGCTCGGTCAGGTGGGTGATGCGGTGGGTGAAGAGAGCGATTTGCGACTCGGCCGAACCGGTATCGGTTTTCGATTTCTGCAGGCTGTTCTTTTCGAAGATAGCCTGTTTGGCTTCAGTGGTTAAAATCATCGGTTGATAGGTGTTACCCCGTCTTAGATTTTAGAATGAGAAATGAATTTTGGTTACCCCACACATTGGGGTGCCGCAAAGGTACGCAATTTTAAAACAGAATAAAAGCGCGTCTTCGGCTTTTTAAGCCCGGCCGTACCCCTGTCTCTGGCTAGCTCACCAGCTCTTCTTCCAGCTCCGTGATTTTGCGCAGCGCCGGGATGCCCACGCGCTGCGGCAGGCGGCGCCAGAAGTCCAGCTCCAGCAGGCCGGAGTCGTTGTAAGCCTGATACAGGAAGAACAACCCCACTGGCAGCAGCACCAGGTTCGAGAGCCACATGCCGATGCCCACGGGCATCACAAACTCCCGACCGTACTTCTCGCCCATGATGCTGAGCACGTAGTACACGATGAAAAACAGAATGGAAATGAGAATGGGCACGCCCAGACCGCCTTTCTTGATGATGGAACCCAGCGGGGCACCAATCATGAACATCAGCAGCACGGCCACCGACTGCGTGTATTTGCGGTACACCTCGATGCGGAAAAGCGCCGAGTTACGGGCGAACTCGTCCAGCCGCTCTGCCGTCGAGTTAGCGTACGATTGCAGGTTGCGGGCCCGGTTGAGGGCTTGCTGAATGATGGGCGCAGTAGTGGCCGGCAGCTTGGCCGCGGGCACCTGCAGGCCTTCCACCTTGCGGCTGGCGGCCCGCCCGGTGGTGTCGAAACGAATGTAGGCGTAGTAGCTGTTCATCTGCCGGGGCAGCATTTGCTCTTCGGTGCGCAATTTTTTCTGCACCGAGTCGGTGGCGTAGTGCAGCTGCGGGATGTTGAGCATCATCCGGTTTTGCTTGAACAGGTCCTCCTTGGTGCGGTTCATGCCGAAGGAAGCCAGCGAAAACGTAACCATGTTATGGTCGAAAGCCTGGCGCACGAAACTGGCCCCGGCGCGGTCCTGGGCATCGGGCTGCTCCACGTAGTTGTGGCCGTGAAACAGCTCCAGCCCTAGGTAGCCGCCGTTGAAGCGCGTGAACATGCGGCCCGAGTCGGCCAGCATCACCGTGGCGTTACCCGACTTCTGGGTGTGGTCGTATATCATGACGCCGTGCAGCTGGTCGCCATTTTCGCCGGTTTTCTTGTCCACCTTGATGGTGTAGCCGGGAATGCCGTTGTAGAAAACCCCCTCCCGGATGTCCAGCGCCAGCTTTTGCTGGCGCACGTCCCACAGCAGGCTGTAGGCTTTCAGGTTGGCGCGCGGCACAATGGTTTCATTGAACCAGAACGCCCCCACGGCCAGGCCCAGCGTAAGCAGTAGCACCGGCCGCAAAATACGCGTGAGCGCAATGCCCGACGCCTTGATGGCCGTCAGTTCATGGTGCTCGCCCAGGTTGCCGTACGTCATCAGCGACGAAAGCAGCACCGCCAGCGGCAGCGACACGGGCACAATCAGCACGCTGAAGTAAAACAGCAGCTGCAGCAGCACACCCGTGCCCAGGTCCTTGCCGATGATGTCGTCGAGGTATTTGAGCAGCGTGTGCGTGAGCAGAATGAACTGCACCACCGCAAACGTGAGCAGAAAAGGCCCGGCAAAGGCCTTCAGAATGAGTTTGTCGAGCTTCTTGAGCATAGAACGCGGCGCCGAGCAGAAAGGTCAGCTCAGTCCAAAACGACGAAGAAAGCGAAAAAGTACCGGCCAGTGCTTAAAATGCCGCCGCGGCTACCCTCCTACCTGCTCGCGCAGCTTGCCCACCAGACCTTCCCACATTTCATGCTGCTCGTCGGCGTCTTGGGCCAGCGAATAATCCACTACGCGTAGATATACTTCATCCGTTACTTGCGAAGAGTCGAGGGTAAATTCCAGAAAATTGGCATCAGGCACAGACTGACGGTGCTCGTCAAGAAAAATGAAGCGCACGGCCCGGTTCAGGCGCTGGCCCGTAATCTCGGCGAAGTGGTTGTCATTATCCCAGATAAAATTGAGGCGTTGCCCCTCCACGTAGCGCACGTCGTCGCAAAACCACTGCGAAAGACCCGATGCCGTAGCCAAATATGGAAAAAGAATTTTGGGAGAAGCGTTGATGGGAAATTCCACCACGAAGCGCGTTTTGGACTGAATATCAGGCGAAGCCATAGAAGGAAAAACGAGGGCGCCCGAATGACAACCGGCGTGAACCGGCG
This DNA window, taken from Hymenobacter sp. 5317J-9, encodes the following:
- the pnp gene encoding polyribonucleotide nucleotidyltransferase, giving the protein MSQPQAITKSLALPDGRVISIETGRLAKFADGAVVVRLGDTMLLATVVSAPSQREGVDFLPLSVDYQEKFGSAGKIPGSFQRREGRLSDYEILICRLVDRILRPMFPKDYHYEVQVMINLISADKEVQPDALAALAASAALAISDIPFAGPISEVRVARIDGQFQINPKTSDLARADMDLIVGATGDSVAMVEGEMHEVSEEEMVAAIAFGHEAIKAQVQLQLDLAAAVGRNADSPTREYPKYEENEELKKRILDAVYQGAYDVARSGNTSKAGRKEGFSLVKKAFLEQLIAEQPELDMKMFSRYYGSAEKKAIRDMMVKERVRLDGRQLTEIRPIWSEINYLPGAHGSAIFTRGETQSLTTATLGTKLDEQIIDQPLTKGFSKFMLHYNFPGYSTGEVKPNRGAGRREIGHGNLAMRSLKQVLPSEEENPYTIRIVSDILESNGSSSMATVCAGSLALMDAGVKVRAAVAGIAMGLVQDKETGEYAVLSDILGDEDHLGDMDFKVTGTEKGICACQMDIKIQGLSNEILTAALHQAREGRLHILGEMAKTISAPAPELKPHTPRSHKMLIDKEFIGAVIGPGGKVIQQIQKDTNATVIIEEKDEKGHVSIYASNQEDMQGAIDRIRAIAAQPEVGEVYKGKVRSIQPYGAFVEIMPGKDGLLHISEVTHERIQTLEGLLEVGQDIDVKLVEIDKKTGKYRLSRKVLLPKPEAAAASNGEAKA
- a CDS encoding M23 family metallopeptidase; the encoded protein is MTFLKITYWRPALLLLGLLLCLAGLSPAQAQRRKPPRTKAKAGSTSGKSDFFRIKTPKMRYVRPDTTTVIETEEIPDENSDAAKSIYFNPAKKLSIVSEDTTTLNEGGTEIVEMSEEVLIDSSWVKVAGYYSIWDTHRVNPYRVDGRSYRDSLKLRLTDPPRQRYAKMPLVSTPITSGFAFRGYRWHYGMDLDLETGDSVKSVFDGVVRIQAWDGGGYGNYILVRHYNGLETVYGHLSKALVTVGTFVKAGQLIGYGGSTGRSTGSHLHFEVRYQGNPINPVLMYDFPGYKLRKDNFTITSALFNYYSRALGHRSSGSRSSGSPSRARQTVTHKVRSGDTLSEVAERYGVRVSTLRKLNPGVKTLQPGKKLRIK
- a CDS encoding sigma-70 family RNA polymerase sigma factor, which gives rise to MRQLKISKQITNRESQSLDKYLQEIGKVDLLTPDEEVTLAQRIRDGDQQALEKLTKANLRFVVSVAKQYQNQGLSLGDLINEGNLGLIKAAKRFDETRGFKFISYAVWWIRQSILQALAEQSRIVRLPLNRVGSLNKISKSFSELEQKFEREPSPEEIAEVLELTTSEVVDTLKISGRHVSVDAPFVQGEENRLLDVLENEDEESPDMALMNDSLRKEVQRALSTLTKREADVITLYFGLNGEAALTLEEIGEKFNLTRERVRQIKEKAIRRLRHTSRSKALKPYLG
- the trxB gene encoding thioredoxin-disulfide reductase; translated protein: MSEHIKCLIIGSGPAGYTAAIYAARANMAPVMYMGLQPGGQLTITNDVENFPGYPDGIMGPEMMEDLKKQAARFGTDIRYGIATAVDFSVTPRKVTIDETIELTADAVIIATGASAKWLGLPSEAKLNGSGVSACAVCDGFFYRGQEVAIVGAGDTAAEEATYLANLASKVTMIVRKGEMKASKIMQKRVLDNPKIEVLFDTVTDEILGEHSVEGVRVKNLLTHETKEIPLTGFFVAIGHEPNSKIFQPYLHHDEQGYLKTIPGTSKTNVDGVFACGDVQDYTYRQAVTAAGSGCMAALDAERYLTAVGIH
- a CDS encoding START-like domain-containing protein, producing MASPDIQSKTRFVVEFPINASPKILFPYLATASGLSQWFCDDVRYVEGQRLNFIWDNDNHFAEITGQRLNRAVRFIFLDEHRQSVPDANFLEFTLDSSQVTDEVYLRVVDYSLAQDADEQHEMWEGLVGKLREQVGG
- a CDS encoding LptF/LptG family permease; this encodes MLKKLDKLILKAFAGPFLLTFAVVQFILLTHTLLKYLDDIIGKDLGTGVLLQLLFYFSVLIVPVSLPLAVLLSSLMTYGNLGEHHELTAIKASGIALTRILRPVLLLTLGLAVGAFWFNETIVPRANLKAYSLLWDVRQQKLALDIREGVFYNGIPGYTIKVDKKTGENGDQLHGVMIYDHTQKSGNATVMLADSGRMFTRFNGGYLGLELFHGHNYVEQPDAQDRAGASFVRQAFDHNMVTFSLASFGMNRTKEDLFKQNRMMLNIPQLHYATDSVQKKLRTEEQMLPRQMNSYYAYIRFDTTGRAASRKVEGLQVPAAKLPATTAPIIQQALNRARNLQSYANSTAERLDEFARNSALFRIEVYRKYTQSVAVLLMFMIGAPLGSIIKKGGLGVPILISILFFIVYYVLSIMGEKYGREFVMPVGIGMWLSNLVLLPVGLFFLYQAYNDSGLLELDFWRRLPQRVGIPALRKITELEEELVS
- the rpsO gene encoding 30S ribosomal protein S15; translation: MILTTEAKQAIFEKNSLQKSKTDTGSAESQIALFTHRITHLTEHLKVNKKDHSTRLGLLKLVGKRRSMLDYLQHREINRYRAIIKELGIRK